GCACCGGGATTTTGACTTTATCCGCCCTGCCGTTCGGGCTAAACAGCGGCCTGCCCGTATTCTCGAAGGTGCCCCGATGGACAAGTTCACCACGCTGGAAGGCGTCGCCGCTCCGCTGAAGATCATCAATGTCGACACCGACATGATCATCCCCAAGCAGTACCTGAAGACCATCAAGCGCACCGGCCTCGGCAAGGGCCTGTTCTCGGAGCAGCGCTACAAGGACGACGGCAGCGAGAACCCGGATTTCGTGCTCAACCAGCCGGCCTATCGCAACGCCAAGATCCTGGTCGCCGGCGACAATTTCGGCTGCGGCTCGAGCCGCGAGCATGCCCCCTGGGCGTTGCTCGATTTCGGCATCCGCTGCGTGATCTCGACCTCGTTCGGCGACATCTTCTACAACAACTGCTTCAAGAACGGCATTCTGCCGATCCGCGTGTCGCAGGCCGACCTCGACAAGCTGTTCGACGACGCCGAGCGCGGCGCCAACGCGACCTTGACGGTCGATCTCGCCAACCAGGAGATCCGCGGCCCCGACGGCGGCACCGTCAAGTTCGACATCGACCCGTTCCGCAAGCATTGCCTGCTCAACGGGCTCGACGACATCGGGCTGACGCTGGAGAAGAAGGCGTCGATCGACAGCTACGAGGCCAAGCTGGCCGAGCGCGCCTGGGCCTGAGGCCCGCCGAAGGATGGTGAGTTCGCGGGCCCCGGACCTCGTCCGGGGCCCTGTTTCGAGAGCAGCCCAGCAGGTCCGCCGTTGACGCGCGTATTGCCCGAGGTCGTCACCTTCTGGCGGGGGCCGCTCGACCGCCTGCGCCAGACCTGCCTGCGCTCGCAGCTCGCCGCCGGCCACAAGGTCACGGCCTACAGCTTCGATCCGCTGCCCGGCCTGCCCGACGGCGTCGGCAATGCCGAGGCCGAGGCGGTCCTGCCTTATGCGTTCTCCGAGCGTCTCAGGCCGCCGCAGCCGGACGGCGGCTGGCGCGATTGGACCACCTTGCAGTTCAGCGACTTCTTCCGGATGCGGCTGATGGCACAGCGCGCCGGCCTCTGGCTCGATGCCGACGTGCTGCTGCTCAGGCCGGTCGAGATCGACCCCGCCGTGCCCTATTTCGCCTGGGAGCGGCCGCGGCAGCTCGGCAACTCCGTGCTCTACCTGCCGCCGGAGGATCCGATCGTCGCCGAGTTCGCCGCGCTGATGGCGCAGGACGCGCTAACGCCGAACTGGCTTTCGCTGCGTCACCGCCTCACCTTTGCGCTGCGCCGCCTGCGCGGCGGCTCCGACCGCCTCTCGGACATCCGCGTCGCCATCTTCGGCCCTGCCGCGCTGACGGCGCTGGCCCGCCGCCATGGCTCGCTGCATCATGCGCTGCCGAAGCGCAGCTTCTACGCGGTGCATGCCGAGCCGAAGGCGTTCTTCGACCCTTCCGACTTCTCCGGATTGATCGCCGATCCCCAAATCATCGGCCTGCACATCTCGCCGAAGGGCCGCGGCGGCGAAGCGCCGATCCCGGGCAGCCTCTATGCCTGGGCGGCCGAGCGATTTGCCCCGCGCTGACCTTTGCAGCCTGCGCAGGACCGATTCGCTGCTTGATCTACCGCAACGTCCGCGCGTCCACCCGGTGATTGATTGCGGGCCATCATCGGAGACGTGTCATGACCGTAGACGCCAAGCCCTATCCGCGGGTTCAGTTCCTGATCGATACGTTCGCGCAATGGCTCCGGCACCGGCGTGAGCTGAGCGAGATCCGGCAGCTCGACCGTGACGATTTCGAGCGCATCGCGATGGACCTGCAGGTCACACCGGCGGATCTCGACGAGCTGGTCCGTCACGGCGAGCACGCCGCCGACGAGTTGCCGCAGATGCTGAAGGCGCTCGGCATCGACGAAGCCGCGCTGGGGCGCGCCGAGCCGCTGGTGCTGCGCGACATGGAGCGCGTCTGCGCCATGTGCAAGGACAAGCCGCGCTGCCATCGCGATCTTGCCGCCGGCACGAGTGCCGAGCACTACGAGGAATACTGCCTCAACGCCCCGACCATCGACCGCCTGGGCAGCGCCGCGGTCAAGCACTGATCGCCGCCTCCCTCCCACCCAGCGGAGCAATGCGATGAGCCTGCCGAATCTGCACCGCAATACCTGGCTCCATGTCGGCGCCGCGATCCTGCTCGCGCTCGGCGCGATGCTGCTGATCCGGCTGCACAATGCCGGCGGCGTGACGCCGGCCGCCGACAGCGTGCAGGCGGGACGCAAACTGGCGGAGGCCTGGTGCAGCACCTGCCACGCCATCGACACCAGCGGGGCGCGAGCCCAAACCACGACCGCCCCCGATTTCGTCGCGGTCGCCAACATGCCGTCGACGACCGAGCTATCGCTCAAGGTGTTCCTGCAGAGCAGCCACCCGACGATGCCGAACGTCATCCTGACCGCCGAGCAGCGCGGCGACCTCGTCAACTACATCCTCAGTCTCCGCCGCATCTGACGCCTCACTTCGCCACCGCCGCGATCGCATCGGCGATCGCGATCGTGCGTCGCGCCATCTCGGCATGCAGCCGCTCGACCATGCGGCCGTCGATCTGGATCGCGCCGCGCGAGGCATTCTCCGGCAGCTCGAACGCGGCGATGATCTTGCGTGCCGCAGCGACCTCGTCGGCGGGCGGTGTGAAGATCGCGTTGCAGGCGTCGATCTGGCCGGGATGGATCAGCGTCTTGCCATCGAAGCCGAGATCGCGGGCCTGGATGCATTCCTGAGCGAATCCGTCGGTGTTGGCGAAATCGCTGTAAGGCCCGTCCAGAATCTCCAGCCCATGGGCGCGCGTCGCCAGGATGCAGTGGCTGATCATCGGCAGCATCGTGAAGCGGCCCGGCAGCATCCGGATGCGAGTCTCACGCGAGATGTCGTTGGGTCCGAACACGAAGCCGGCGAGCCGCGAGCCTTCCTCGTGCACGGTGGCCGCGAGCAGATCGGCATCGAGCACGGCACGCGCCGTCTCGATCATCGCCCATACCTTCAGCGCGGGATCGGCGCCGACCTCGGCCAAGCGATCCGTGACCAGGCGAAGGTCCTCGACGGTCGACACCTTGGGAACGAGGATGCCGTCGGTCGCCGCCTGTCCGGCCATGGCGACGTCGTCGCGCCACCACGTCGTATCCAGGCTGTTGATCCGGATCAGCAGTTCCCGCTTGCCGTAGCCGTCGGCCGCCACCGCCTTGGCGATCTGGTCGCGGGCGGCGGCCTTGGCGTCCGGCGCCACCGAATCCTCGAGATCGAGGATCAGCCCGTCGGCCGGCAGGTTCCGCCCCTTCTCCAGCGCGCGCGCATTGGAGCCGGGCATGAACAGAAGACTGCGGCGCGGGCGGATCATTTCGGCGTTTCCCTTGGTTTATCGACGCGGCCCGCGATACCATTTCGGGGGCCGGCCCGAAAGGCTTGTTCCCGGAAGGCGCATGTGTTTAGGCAAGGCCCATGATCTCGTTTCCGCAACGCCTGCTCGAAGGCTATCGCGCCTTCGCCACCCAACGCCTGCCGACCGAACAGAGCCGTTACCTCGAGCTCTCGGAGCGCGGCCAGTCGCCCGAAGTAATGGTGATCGGT
This region of Bradyrhizobium sp. SZCCHNS1050 genomic DNA includes:
- the leuD gene encoding 3-isopropylmalate dehydratase small subunit, with the translated sequence MDKFTTLEGVAAPLKIINVDTDMIIPKQYLKTIKRTGLGKGLFSEQRYKDDGSENPDFVLNQPAYRNAKILVAGDNFGCGSSREHAPWALLDFGIRCVISTSFGDIFYNNCFKNGILPIRVSQADLDKLFDDAERGANATLTVDLANQEIRGPDGGTVKFDIDPFRKHCLLNGLDDIGLTLEKKASIDSYEAKLAERAWA
- a CDS encoding DUF6455 family protein, translating into MTVDAKPYPRVQFLIDTFAQWLRHRRELSEIRQLDRDDFERIAMDLQVTPADLDELVRHGEHAADELPQMLKALGIDEAALGRAEPLVLRDMERVCAMCKDKPRCHRDLAAGTSAEHYEEYCLNAPTIDRLGSAAVKH
- a CDS encoding cytochrome c — encoded protein: MSLPNLHRNTWLHVGAAILLALGAMLLIRLHNAGGVTPAADSVQAGRKLAEAWCSTCHAIDTSGARAQTTTAPDFVAVANMPSTTELSLKVFLQSSHPTMPNVILTAEQRGDLVNYILSLRRI
- a CDS encoding CoA ester lyase encodes the protein MIRPRRSLLFMPGSNARALEKGRNLPADGLILDLEDSVAPDAKAAARDQIAKAVAADGYGKRELLIRINSLDTTWWRDDVAMAGQAATDGILVPKVSTVEDLRLVTDRLAEVGADPALKVWAMIETARAVLDADLLAATVHEEGSRLAGFVFGPNDISRETRIRMLPGRFTMLPMISHCILATRAHGLEILDGPYSDFANTDGFAQECIQARDLGFDGKTLIHPGQIDACNAIFTPPADEVAAARKIIAAFELPENASRGAIQIDGRMVERLHAEMARRTIAIADAIAAVAK